The Verrucomicrobiota bacterium DNA segment CGCGTGATGTCCACTTCATACGGCGGCCAGGCGAGGCTGCCGGCCAACTTGCCGTTGAGCCACACTTCGCCGGTGTAACAAAGTTCGCCCAGGTCCAGCTTCAGCTTGCGACCGGCGTAGGCTGCGGGTAGGCCGAAGGTCGTTCGATAGACGCCGCGCCCCGAATACCAGTCCAGCCCGAGTGCCTGCCAATCGCCCAGTTCGGCTCGCGCCGGCTGGCAACGAAACACCAGCGGCGCTTGCAGGCCATCTTCGGCACGCTCGATCCGCACGCGGAGGCTGATGACGGAATGTGGCGCGGGCTTTTCGGGCAGCGTGAGCGGACCCGAAGCGGGCACCACGAACGGACGATTGTTCAGAAAGATTTCCCAATCGCCGCGAATGTCCGGCCGCTCCAGCGACCGCGCGCCTGGCGGAAGAACTGCGCGATACCAGATCACCGCCGGCAACGTTTGCGGTTTTCCGCGCAAGGGCATTTCGCCCCACTTGCCGAAGGGCGGGAAAGCGAACTCGAAGGCGGGCAGCCAGTCAGTCGCCTGCGTCCGAACCTGCCACTTCCGGTCCGTCCGGATCGCCACAGTTTTTCCAGCCCCGCCGCTGATCTCGCCCTGCGCCAGCAGATAACCGCCGTCTTTTACGGTGATGGCGATGGTGTTTTTGCCGTGCTTCAACGGCAACGTCTCCAGCGTCACCGGCGTGGCGGAGTTCGTTCCTACGGCAACGAGTGCGTCGTTGATGAAACACTCGAAGGATTCATCGGCGGCGAGCGTGAGCCAGGCGCCGGACGGCTCGAACGGCACATCAAAGGTTTTTTGGAAATGAAGTTCCGGTCCGCCCAACTCGCCTTGAAAGTCCTGATGGATGTAGCGCGTGATCCAGGCCGCATCCCAAGCCGAGAGGTAACGCTCCGCGCCGCGCTGCGGGTTCAGCGTGTCCACGATTTTGATCCGCCGCCAGTCCGACTCGTTGCTCTTGCCGGGTGGGTGGCCGCGTTCGATGCGCAGATCCATGACGGGCAATTCCACCCTTGTTTCGCCGGGGTCGGGCTTCCAAACGTAATCCAGTTCCGTGGGTGCGACTTGAAAGGTCCACGGACCTTTCACCGCCAGCGGCGGGGGTGAAGCGCTCCCGCTCGGACGATCGGCTTTGCCGGCGCTCGTCGTGCCAGCGCCGTGATTGAACACGAGGTAACTGCCTTCCCACGATTTGCGTTCGAGGCGCAGCGTTGTGTGGGTGGAGGACTGCGTTGTGGCGGACACAGCAGTGCTGTCACCCGTCGCCGGGTCCCAGCGTTCCACCGTCCCGGTCGCCGCGAATTGAATCGTCCATGCGCCCGCGCGTTTTTCTGAATTGACCAGCCAGTACACATGGCGCTCGCCAACGCGGCGATGCACGCAGCGCAGCGTCTCGCGTTCGCCGGACAGCACGCGGACATTCGGCGCCAATTCCTTTCCCAAACGCGCCAACAGTTCCGCGCCGTCGGCCCCTGGCCGGTCGCCAAAAAGTTCCCGGGAGATGCGGATGACTTCCGGATCCTCCGCTCCGTTCTCCGCGGAATGGCGCGGCGTCACGCCGACGGCGATGACTTTCAACCCGCCGTGTGACAACTCCAAAATCCGGCGATACGCCGCGAGCGACACGGTGCGCGCCGCCGGCAACAGCAGGACACGATAGGATTCTTTCCCGATTTTCACCCGGCCATCCGGCACCGGCGCCGCCTGAAGTAAACTATCCGTGTCCACCAAGTCGCAATCAATCTGTTGTCGCAGCAGGCGGTCCACCAGTTGTTCGGTGGCGGGCCGGTTGCGCGTATTCGTGGTCGCCAGGCCCGGCACGACCGGCGTGGCGAGGCCGATAATTTCGGGTGCCACCAGCTTGGCGAGGCCGGGGATCTCGACCGGCGGACTGACCTGGAATCCGCGACTCCAAACGTCCTCCACCGGATAGAGAATCACCACGTCCGCCACGTGTTCGCCCTGCCGGCCCATGAAGGAAACCCGGCGCGTGTAATCCGCGAGGTGGCGGAAGTATTTCCAATACGGATTCTGGTAGAACCACGAGTTGGGCCAGTCATCCATCGTCGCCGGCTGATCCATCGAGTAGTGAAACAGGTGGAAGATGAAAAAGTTGACTCCATAGACGGAAAGCATGTTCACGCCGTAACGGGTCTGGTCCAGCGTGATGGCCCAGCCGGCCCCGCCGAGCGATTCCGCCGCGGCGCGCTCCCGGCCATAGACGTGGCTGACGGAACTGAGTTGCTTTGGCTTCCACGAGCCGATGACGCGCGGGAAGGTATAGCGAAAGTCCTCGTTGTCGGTGCCGGGAATCTGCGCGTGTCGCCAGGTGCGGAAATAGTCGCCCTCGTCTCGGAGGTTGCGGAATGCCTCCAGCGTATGTCCCGTCAATTGCAGGTGATGCCGGTCGCACCAGGCGGAGATTTGCTTGAACCAGGCTTCTTCAAAAAGTTGGGTGTACACTTCAAAGTAGTCGCAACGCACTTTGATCGTTCGTGGCCCGCCGTCGAAGTAAAGGAGCGGCAGCGAGGTTGCCAGGTCGTAGCCTTTGACCCGCCGGAATCGTTCCGCCAGTAGCGGGTCCCAGGCGACCGCCGTGTTCCCGATTTCGTCGAAGAACGAACCGGGAATCGTCTTGCCGAAATCTTCGCCGAACTGTTTGGCGTATTCCTCGTAAGTGTTGTCGAGGAACTCGCGGACGGTGGCCGGGTTGAGATAATTTGGCTTGGCCCCATCGCCGTAATTGAGCCGGAAGACGCTCACGCGCCATTCGCCCGGCGGCACCTCCCAGATGCCGCTGCCGTCCGATAGATTCAGCGTCGTCAGGTTGGTCAATGAAGCGGCTTCGAGGCGGTTGGTTCCCCCGCCCGCCCGCCGCGCCGCTCGGCCATTTGTCCTCGTCATAAATCCAGCTTTGGAACCCGACCTTCTTCGCGTGCTCGACGCTGGCGCGAACGCCGTTCCAGAAACCGTCGGAGAAATACGGCGTTTCGCTTTCGTCCAATCCGGCGCGGGCGTGCATGAAGGCGCCATAGACTCCCTGCTGCACCATCTGGTCAATCTGCCAGGTGAGTTTCTCCGGCTTCAAAGTGTCGTTCCAGGACCAGAACGCCATCAGGCTGCATTCGCGCGGCGGGTCGCGGAAGTGTTCCTTGAGTGGGTCGGCGGCAGCGAACACCGGCCACGTTCCCGCCAAGACGGCGAGCCAGACGGCAGCACGCATTGTGCGACGCTCGGTTCGATCGGTCATGGGTGACTTATGGGAACCTCCGAAAACTGCTTTTCGGAGTCGGGTTGAGGTTGGCGGTTCGGTTTTCGGTGTGGCTGGATTCATGGCGGCTCCTGCGGCGGATGTTTTCCTGACAGTTAATCTTTTGTGGTTAATTGATTTTCGGTTATTTCTGGATTTGATCTTCGCTTTTCAGGCGGCGGTCCGTGGCAGTCCCGATTCGGAATCGGGATTCGTAGCGGGCCAGGTTGTCATCAGGTTGATCAAGCCAATCGCCGCCGCCTGACACCGCCGCCCAAGCATCACTGCCAAAGCAAGGAATGTCGTCAACGGAATTGATTGCGTTTTCACATTATTAACTTAAGCGAAAAAAAACACGGGACTATATTGACTACCCGTTTACGTTCGTCAACGCCTTGCTTCCCCAAGCCCCCGGCTCCGACTCCTCACTTTCTTTGCCGCGGCCCGTAGGCGGGCGGGCGGTAATCTTTGAGGTGGACAAGGTCCGAGAACTTTGCGATGGAGGGATGTTTGCGGCAACCTCGACCGAAAGAAGCACAACCATGAACCAACTCGTTTTTGCTCGCGTCCGACCTCCTCGCCAATCGTGGCTGCAGCTGCTCGGTGGTTTGGCCGCCGCCTGTTGCGTGACCACGGCCAGTCTGGCTGCGGACGCCCTGACCCCGCTCAACCTGCGCGACGTTCAAGTCGGCGGCGAGATCGGACGGCGCATCACCATCACGATCACCAACAACTTGCTGGTGCTGGACGCTGACCACGACTTTCTGGCTTCCTTCAAGGCCAAGACTAACGAAGGCGGTTACATCGGCCTCGGCAAATTGATTGATGCCACCGTGAAGTTCGCCGCCGAAACCGGCGATCCGCGCGTGCTCGCGTTGAAGCAGCACCTCGTTGACGAGACGATCAAGGCGCAGGCACCCGATGGCTACCTCGGCCAGCTCGCGCCCGCCCAACGCGTGCGGGGATTCTGGGACATTCACGAGATGGGTTACGTGATCTGGGGTTTGCTGACGGATTACAAGTATTTCGGCGACGAAAGGTCGCTGGCCGCCGCGCGCAAAGGGGCGGATTATCTCCTGCGCAATTGGTCCACGCTCCCGCCGGATTGGGGGCATAAGATCGGCGTGGCCCCGTATGTGGCCGTCACTGGCCTCGAGCGCACGATGCTCGCCCTGCACCGCCAGACCGGCGCGGCGCCGTATCTCGATTTCGTCACGAAGACGCGGGCGCTGCCCGAGTGGGAACTGCCCATCGTCATCGGGCGCCGCCCCGGCATCGAAGGTCACATCTACGCCTACCTGGCGCGCTGCCTCGCGCAACTTGAGCTTTACCGCCACCAACCCGACCACCGCCTGCTCGGCCAGACGGATCGCGCGCTCGATTTCATGCTGAACCATGACGGCCTGCAAATCACCGGCGGCGCCGGCCAGTGCGAGATTTGGACCGACGACCAGGACGGACGCGGCGATCTCGGCGAAACCTGTTCCACGGCGTATCAACTCCGCGTCTATGACAACCTGCTCCGGCTCCGCGGGGACGCGCGCCTAGGCGATCTCATCGAACGTACGATCTACAACGCGCTCTTTGCCGCGCAATCGCCCGACGGCCGCCGCCTCCGCTACTTCTCGCCGACGGAAGGCGGGCGCGTTTATTTTCCGCTGGACACCTATTGCTGCCCGTGCAACTTCCGCCGCATCGTGGCCGAGCTGCCCGCGATGGTATTTTACCGCGCTCACGACGGCCTAGCCGTGAACCTCTACACGACGGCCGAGGCGAAGTTGTCCGTCGGCAAGAACGTGCCGCTCACGATCCGGCAGGCAACCGATTACCTGAACTCAGGGCGCATCCGGCTGCAACTCGATCCCGCGCGACCGGTGAAGTTTCCGCTACAACTCCGCATCCCCGCCTGGGCGCGCGGCGCAAGCGTGACCGTCAATGGCCGGCCCGCCAAAGGCGCTGGGCAGGCAGGCAGGTTCTTTGCATTGACGCGCGAATGGAAGTCCGGCGACGAGGTCTCGCTCAACCTGCAGATGTCCTGGCGACTGGTGAAGGGCCGTCAACGCCAGGCCGGGCGCGTGGCCGTGATGCGCGGCCCGCAACTCTTCTGCCTCAATCCCGCCCAGAACCCCGCCATCGCCAAACTCGACGGCACCGAACTGGGCTACCTCGCGCTCGATCCCGCGTCGCTGACGGACCCGGTGCCGAGCGACGTCGTGCGCCCCGAGGGCCTCGGCTGTCGCGTGAAAGCCTGGAAGGCCGGCTTCGGCATCGAAAAGAAAGCCGACTTCACGCTGACGCTGACCGAGTTCCCGGACCCCGACGGCAAGGCCACTTATTTCCGGCTCCGCGATTTCAGTGTCGCGGTGGATGACGAGTTGCTGGCCGGGAAAAGCAAGTGAACTCAAAAGCGAACCGTGAACCTGAATCGTGAAACTAAGGGGTTGAGTCGGCGGGCCTTGATCAAAGGCGTCGCCGCGCTTGCCGGCGGGGTGATTGTGTCACGCGCGGCCCGCGCCGCCCAGCATGGGCCAGGCGCGTCCGGTTCACCGCCAAAGCGGCGCGTCATCGAGGCGGCGGATGACCGCGCGGTGGCCGGCACCGCAGCCGGGCTGGTGCGCGGGTATATCAGCGGCGGTATTTATACCTTCAAAGGAATCCCCTACGGAGCACCCACCGGCGGCGAGGCGCGCTTCCGGCCTCCAAGCAAACCGAAGCCGTGGAAAAAGGTTCGCAGCGCGATGGCTTACGGACCGACGTGTCCCACGACCATTCACTATCGCTATCTTTACGACACTGAAACCGCCTTTCTTCTCTCGCCGCATTACGATGCGCTCGACGAGGATTGTTTGCGGTTGAACGTGTGGACCCCGGGCCTCGGGAGCGACGGCCGCCGTCCCGTGATGGTCTGGCTGCACGGGGGCGGTTGCACGGCGTGGTCGGCCCAGTTCCTGTCGTGTTTTGATGGCGAAGATCTGAGCCGCGATAGCAACGTCGTCGTCGTGTCGGTCAATCACCGCTTGGGGCCCTTCGGATTTCTCCATCTCGCCGAGTTCGGCGGCGCGCCCTGCGCGCGCTCCGGCAACGCGGGCACGCTGGACTTGATTGCGGCGCTCGAATGGATCCGGGACAACGTCGCGAGATTCGGAGGAAATCCCGACAACGTAACGCTGTTCGGTCAGTCGGGGGGAGGCTCGAAAATCGGCGCGCTGTTGGCGATGCCGTCGGCCAAGGGGCTTTTTCACAAGGCAATCGTCATGAGTGGCACCACGCGCGGCACCACCAGCGCGCGGAACGCGAACACGGTGGCGTCCGGGATCATGGCCGAACTCGAACCCGAACCCGGCGCGAACGGAATCGAAAAACTGAAGAACATCCCTGCGGAACGTCTGCTCGCCGCGGCGGACGTGGCGCTCGATAAACTTGCGCCGCCGGTCAAAACTCCCGGCGGATTCTATCCGAAATCGTGGGACCATGGCTGGGGACCGACCGTGGACGGATCGCTGCTGCCGGAGTTTCCGTTCGATGCGGAGGCGCCCGCTTGCTCGGGGCACGTCCCGCTCATGATCGGGACGGTCTTGAACGAGTGCATGCCGCCCTTCTTCAGTCGGGCCGAGGAGAAGTTGACCGAGTCGGAACTTCAGGACCGACTCGGCCCCGCCTGCGGCACGCGCACTGCCAGTTTCCTTGCCGCGTATCGGCGCGCTTATCCCGGCGTGAAGCCCATCGAGCTGTTGGCGATCATCTATTCGACTTACGTGAGGCGGACCGCGGTCTCCTGGGCGGAGCGCAAGGCGGCCCAGAAAGCAGCGCCGGCGTATCTATATTGGTTCACGTGGCACACGCCCATGCTTGACGGCCGGCCGCGCGCTTTTCACTGCCTCGATCTTCCGTTTGTGTTCAACAACACTGATCGTTGCGCGAGCATGACGGGCGGCGGCGACGATGCGCGCACGCTGGCGAAAAACATGAGCCGAGCCTTCGCGAGTTTCGCCCGCACGGGCAATCCGAATCACGGCCAACTCCCGCGCTGGCCGGAGTTCAACGCCGCGGACGGGCTAGTGATGATTTTCGATTCGAAATGCGAGGTCAAAAAGCACCCGGATCGCGAGCTTATCCTTCTGTTCCAAGACGTGCTTCGCGCTCATCCCTCCGTGGCGATCTGATATGAGAGCGTTGACCTTTTGCGCGGCGGTAGCGGCAGTAGCTTCCGTTTGCTCCGCAAAGCCGGTCACTTCCGCGGCCCCTTCCGGGTCGTTTCGGCTTGAGGCGCTGGTTGACTTCGTTGACGACGCGCTACGCGGTGGCCGCACCCTGACAGCACGCGATATTGACGCGATGATGACCCGGTTGGCCGGGCTGGGCATCCGACGGGTGAGTTGGGCCTTTTACGCCGATGGTCGCGGCGGATATTTGAACCCAACCGACACCACCGTGGACTACCGAGGCGGCTGGAAACACTATGACGCGACGTACCGCGAACTGGGTAATCCGCTCAAGGTCGCCGTGGAGTGCGGCCATCGTCACGGCTTGGAAGTCTATGCTTACTTCAAGCCGTACGAGAATGGTCCCGGCGTGATGTTTCCGGCCGGCTCTCCGCAGGCCAAGGAGTGGGGGTTGCTTGACTGCATCGGCGGGAAACTCGCCTGGATGGACCGGTTCGTCCGCGACCATCCGCACCTTCGCATCCAGCGGCGGGCCGACGACCTCCCGGTCACGGCGACGAACGCTGCGGTGCGCGGCATTCGCTTGACCAAGCAAGACGCGACGCCGACGCGGCTCACTCGGGAGCACATTCAAATCTGGACGAGTCCCGACAATTTCCGCTACCGGCGGGCCGAAGTGAAATTCACCTGCCACGAAACCGTGGAAGCAGCCCCGCGCGAGGCGCGCGATCAATTTGGCAAGGTGATGACACGCAAAGGCGATCCGGTTCGCGTGCTGACGTTATCGGGCTTGGACCTGACCGATAACTACATCCTCGTCACCAGCGACTTTACCGGCGGCAAGGGTGATTTTGTCAACTCGGGCCTGGCGATCTTAACCACGCTGGACGCGCAGGGACGCGAGATTCCCGGCGTGTTCGCGTCCGGCGGCGCCGTGTGGAATCGTAATCTCGTCAATTTCCGGGAAGGCGGTTTGATGTTTGACTACGGGTGGGGCGCCGCGCCCGTGCGACTGGATGCGCCGAATGCCGACGGGCGTTCCGGGTTTATCGCCTTTGCGCGGGGTCGGAACGAATACTTGCCGGGTGCGCTTTGCGAGACCGAGCTGGACGTGCAAAAGTTTTGGCTCGGGTGCTTGGAGGAGATCATCGCCGCGGGTGTGGACGGCGTGGATTTTCGCGAGGAGAATCACAGCACGCACACCGATTATCCGGAAGATTATGGATTCAACGCGGTCATTTTGGCCAAAGCCCGGACCCGGCCCGGGGATTTGCTGGCAAATATCGCGGAGGTCCGAGGCGAAGCGTACACGGATTTTCTGCGCGAATGCAATCGCCGGCTGTCGCGCGCGGGAATCGCGATGCGCTACAACCTGCAACTGGATTTTTTCCGGCCCGATCCTCCACGCGACCGACTGCTGGCGTACCCGGCAAATATCCGCTTCGACTGGCAACGCTGGGTGGACGAGGGCCTGATGGATGAAGCGATTCTTCGATTCTACAGCTTGCCGTTTTCGGCTATTTTCAACGACGCCACCGCTCAGGAAATGATCCGTGGGTGTCGCGCCCACGGAATTCCCATTACGGTGAATCGCTATGTAAGGCAGGCGGCGGACCAGCTTCCAGTCGAACTGCAGCGCATCCGAACCGACGGGCGTTTTAGCGGTTTCATTTTTTACGAAACCAACGAATACCTTGATTTCGGCGCCACCCCCGGCACCTGCCGCGTCACGTCTCCGCCTCTGTTGAAAGCACTAACAGAAGCAATCGGCGGCACCGGCCTCCGGTAGAGGCGAGCCGCGCGCCTTGGATTTGCGGATACCGGTCCACCAGTCGGCGGACTTGCGCCATCCGTTGCTCGTAAACGAACGGTCGTCCCTCGCCCGTGCCGTCGGCGGAAATCTCCCAGACGAGTTGCGGAAATTCCGCAACTTCCTTGCTGAGACGATCGGCTTCCGGGTCGTCGTTGGGAATGCCGTTGCCGGCCATGACGACGTTCGGCACGCCGAGCAATTGAGCGCGCTGGGCGGGGCTGGCCTCGGCGAAAGTGGCGACGGCGTGTGGTCCCGCTTTCGTCATCTCTGGATTACCCCAGACCCAAAGCAGGTCGCGGATGGTTTTGAGTTTGGTTCGTTCCGTTGGCCGTGGCTCATGCCCCTGCGCGAAGCTGCGGCACGCGCTTCCGCCCAGCATCACTGCCAGGGCAAGGAATGTCGTCAACGGAATTGATTGCGCTTTCGTTTTATCGTGTGCGCCGCGCGATCCCGGTCACGAGGATTTCCCCGCGCGCCGCTTGCAGACTTTGTCAGCCGGGCGGCCGGGCTGTTTCCTTCAGTGTCTGCCTGCCGCTGCGCAACGGTTTCGTTTCGCCGGAAGGCAGGATGGCCATCGCGTTGACGCCTTTGGGAATTTCCGTTTCGAGACGAAATGTTGCGCCGTCTTTGCGCCAGCGGCTTACGACCCGACCGCGCGGCGTTTGGAGCGTCGCCTCGGCGTTGGCCAAAGCCCCAGGGTTCGGAGCGATGAGGATTTTCTGCCAGCCGACGCTCCCGGGTTGCTGCCGGATGCCGCCGATGTAGCCGTAAAACCATTCCATCACGTGTCCCAACATGCAGTGATTGAGCGATTGGCGGCCGTCCATCATGGCGTCCCACGTTTCCGGTAACGAGGTCAGCCCCTTGCTCAGGATGCCGCCGTAACTGCCCGTGCCGTCGCGGGAGTAAACGCGGTGCAGAATATCCGAGCGTCCGGCCTCCGCCAGCGCGCGGAGGAAATAGACGTGGCCAACGTCGCCCGGCGTCTGCTGCCAGCCACGTTTTTCCAGGTCCGCGATGATGTCCTGCACCAGCACCGCGCGATCGGCCTGCGGGACGAGATCGGCGCACAAGGCCATCGAGTTGGCGCACTGCGGACTGCCGTTGTGGCGAAGTTTGCGCGTGACCGGGTCCTGAAAGTGCCGCTGGAAATCCGCCGTGATGCGTGTGTGCAATTCGCGATACTTCTTCGCGTCCTCCGTTTGCCCCAACGCCTCCGCCGCGCGCGAAACCGTCAGGGCGCAAAGCCCCCAGGTGGCCGTGGCGGACAACTCCGTCGGCGTGAAGCGAGAGGGACCGGGCCGCTGGCCGTGACCGTAATCATACCAGTCGCCGAGCCCGCCGGGCGCGAGGCCGTCCTTGGCCTCGGTCTGGATGTAGTCGGTGAAGCGGCGCATCATGTCGAAATTGTCGCGCAGGATTTGGAGGTCACCGAACCATTCGTAGTGATGCCACGGCACCATCACCGCGGCAGCGCCCCATTCGACGGTCCAGTTGTCCGCGCCCGGAAACCGCCCTGCCGGATAGCTCGGTGCCACGGTCAGCACGCGTCCGCTTGGCTCCTGCGCGTCGCGGATGTCATGCGCGATCTTGCTGTACCAGTCCCGGCCTTCGTAGCGATACAGGAAAGTCGGCGCCAGCAGATACGAACATTCCAGCCAGCCGAGCTTTTCGCGATGCGGACAATCGGTCATCACCCAGTTCATGTTGGCGCGCACGGCCGCATCAATGAGTTCGTGCGTGCGGTTGTACAGGTCGCTGGAGCTGTGGAACGTGCCGACTTGAGGCAGCGCCGCACGAACCGGCACCAGTTCCATCCGGCGAACGACAGGGAGATTTTGCGGGTTTGAACGCCCTTTCGGCACCGCGCCGGTGACTTCGACAAACTGCATGCCGAGGTAAAACGAAACCCATTGATGCGTCAACGGCTGTCCATCGGTGACGACATCGCAGCCCACGACGTAGCCGCCGAACAGGCGGTCCTTGTCGTTCTTATGCTCGCCGCAGCGGAATTGAACGCGGTCGCCGGATTGGCCTCCTTCCAACTCGACCCGCAACTGCGCAGCCACGTTTTTCGGAAAGCTGTAGAGCAACACGCCCGGTGACGGCTCCTTCACCGAGACCGGCGCGTGCCGCCCGAACTTTCCGATACCCGGGAAGAACTGGCGCTCCAGTTTGCCGGCGGGCGCAGTCGCGAGGCGCGCAGCCTGCCACTCGCGGTCATTGAAGCCGGCGCGATCCCAGCCCGCCTGCCGGCGGCGGGCATCAAAGTCCTCACCGGCGAAAATGTGAGAGAACGCGACCGGACCTTCGGCGGTGCGCCAAGTGGTGTCGCTGCCGATGTGTTCGGTTGAGCCGCCTTTCGGCTGCAGCATGATCTCCGCGCACAGTAGAAGCGGATCTTCCGCTTTTCGCTGGGGGCCTTTCTTGTTGTAGCGGCCTGCTGGCGGGTTGGGATTGTGCCAGAACGAATTGTTCAGCATCACGCCCACGCAGTTCGTGCCGCGAACCAGCGACATCGTGATGTCGAAGTCGCGATAGTAAATCGTTTTCTCGTACTGCGACCAAGGCTGGTTAATGCCGGTTTCCGCCAGCCGCCGGCCATTGAGCGAGATGTCGTAATCGCCCAGGCCGATGATCCGGATGGTGGCGTGTTCGGGCCTGGCCGTGACGACGAACTCTTTCCGAAAGAGCGGCAGCGCGGCGTTGGTCGCGGTGCTTGACGGTGGCGCTATCCAGCGGGCCTCCTGAAATTGCGCGGTTGCCGCGGAAACCACAGTGAACAGGGCGAGCGTGGTTGCCCAGTTGGTCGGGATTGTTTTCGTTTTCACGGCTCACATTTTCGAGATTCGCGGACCCGATGTTCTGGTGGCTTATGGGACCTGCCCGGGTGGGTCAACGTGACGGTCCACTTTTCGACCAACCGCTGCAGCGAGCACCAGCGTCAATGCGACGGGCAGCGTGAAATGCATTCTTCCTTTGCCCGGGACTTTTGCGCGCTGTTGAGTCACTTCGATTCATACACCGATCACTTTCGCAAAATCAAAATCCGCCAGCTTGCCCTCTAAGAAAAAGATTGTCCCGTGAATGGCCGCCGCTTCGCCCGGCTCCAAGTCCTTGAACTTCGGGTCGGCGTGCATGCAAGGGTGGTAGGGGTTACCAATCATCGAGAGTGTGTCCTTGTGCCAGGTCATGCCCACCCAGCGCTCGGCCAGATTCGAGCGCGTGACCATGACCGGCCAGTCCGCCACCCGCTTGCCTTTGGTGCGCCAACCTACGCGGTAAGGATTGTTGCCCGGCGGCAGCTCGCGCGCCTGGTTCAGTGTGACCCAGCCGGCGACTGGTACGTGGACGAACTTGTTGTCGCGCGTGAAATCCGCGAGCTCTTTGATGCCGCGCAGATACGCGCAGGTTTGCAAAGTGATGTCTTTCAAGGGTTGGGCGGTGCCATTCTTGAGGTGCAACTCCAGCGCCACCCTGGTGTCGTTCTGCTTCGTCACGCTGCCGCCGAAACTGACACCGTTGGGCAGGGTCCGCTCGAAAGCGATTCCGTTGGTCACTTTCTGCCACTGCACCCTGGGCAATTCCGCGTACACGGTGGGTGCGTCCGGACTGACGTGGCTGAGGAAGAGCAGCGTCTTGCCGATGAAGATCGCCTCGGGAAAATCCAGCCAGAAGTAATCCTGGCTGGGCCACGCCGGGCTGATCCACGCGATCTGTTCCCACGGGTAGTGCGGCCGCCATTCCCCCGGGAAGATGCGAATGCCTTTGGCCTGGGTTTCGTAAGTGTCGCCGGGCTTGCTGCTGTTGGCCGCATTCGCTTTTGGCGAACGGTTCGTGGTTTGGCTGAAAGCCGGGAGGCCACCCGCCAGCGAGAAAAGGCTCGCGGTGGCCCCGGCTGATTTCAGAAACCGGCGACGGGAAATCGCCTCGGTTGTTTGGTCACTTTGTTTCATATCGTTTTTTAAAGTTGCGTTTCAT contains these protein-coding regions:
- a CDS encoding glycoside hydrolase family 127 protein; translation: MNQLVFARVRPPRQSWLQLLGGLAAACCVTTASLAADALTPLNLRDVQVGGEIGRRITITITNNLLVLDADHDFLASFKAKTNEGGYIGLGKLIDATVKFAAETGDPRVLALKQHLVDETIKAQAPDGYLGQLAPAQRVRGFWDIHEMGYVIWGLLTDYKYFGDERSLAAARKGADYLLRNWSTLPPDWGHKIGVAPYVAVTGLERTMLALHRQTGAAPYLDFVTKTRALPEWELPIVIGRRPGIEGHIYAYLARCLAQLELYRHQPDHRLLGQTDRALDFMLNHDGLQITGGAGQCEIWTDDQDGRGDLGETCSTAYQLRVYDNLLRLRGDARLGDLIERTIYNALFAAQSPDGRRLRYFSPTEGGRVYFPLDTYCCPCNFRRIVAELPAMVFYRAHDGLAVNLYTTAEAKLSVGKNVPLTIRQATDYLNSGRIRLQLDPARPVKFPLQLRIPAWARGASVTVNGRPAKGAGQAGRFFALTREWKSGDEVSLNLQMSWRLVKGRQRQAGRVAVMRGPQLFCLNPAQNPAIAKLDGTELGYLALDPASLTDPVPSDVVRPEGLGCRVKAWKAGFGIEKKADFTLTLTEFPDPDGKATYFRLRDFSVAVDDELLAGKSK
- a CDS encoding carboxylesterase/lipase family protein yields the protein MNLNRETKGLSRRALIKGVAALAGGVIVSRAARAAQHGPGASGSPPKRRVIEAADDRAVAGTAAGLVRGYISGGIYTFKGIPYGAPTGGEARFRPPSKPKPWKKVRSAMAYGPTCPTTIHYRYLYDTETAFLLSPHYDALDEDCLRLNVWTPGLGSDGRRPVMVWLHGGGCTAWSAQFLSCFDGEDLSRDSNVVVVSVNHRLGPFGFLHLAEFGGAPCARSGNAGTLDLIAALEWIRDNVARFGGNPDNVTLFGQSGGGSKIGALLAMPSAKGLFHKAIVMSGTTRGTTSARNANTVASGIMAELEPEPGANGIEKLKNIPAERLLAAADVALDKLAPPVKTPGGFYPKSWDHGWGPTVDGSLLPEFPFDAEAPACSGHVPLMIGTVLNECMPPFFSRAEEKLTESELQDRLGPACGTRTASFLAAYRRAYPGVKPIELLAIIYSTYVRRTAVSWAERKAAQKAAPAYLYWFTWHTPMLDGRPRAFHCLDLPFVFNNTDRCASMTGGGDDARTLAKNMSRAFASFARTGNPNHGQLPRWPEFNAADGLVMIFDSKCEVKKHPDRELILLFQDVLRAHPSVAI
- a CDS encoding alpha-L-rhamnosidase N-terminal domain-containing protein, whose product is MKTKTIPTNWATTLALFTVVSAATAQFQEARWIAPPSSTATNAALPLFRKEFVVTARPEHATIRIIGLGDYDISLNGRRLAETGINQPWSQYEKTIYYRDFDITMSLVRGTNCVGVMLNNSFWHNPNPPAGRYNKKGPQRKAEDPLLLCAEIMLQPKGGSTEHIGSDTTWRTAEGPVAFSHIFAGEDFDARRRQAGWDRAGFNDREWQAARLATAPAGKLERQFFPGIGKFGRHAPVSVKEPSPGVLLYSFPKNVAAQLRVELEGGQSGDRVQFRCGEHKNDKDRLFGGYVVGCDVVTDGQPLTHQWVSFYLGMQFVEVTGAVPKGRSNPQNLPVVRRMELVPVRAALPQVGTFHSSSDLYNRTHELIDAAVRANMNWVMTDCPHREKLGWLECSYLLAPTFLYRYEGRDWYSKIAHDIRDAQEPSGRVLTVAPSYPAGRFPGADNWTVEWGAAAVMVPWHHYEWFGDLQILRDNFDMMRRFTDYIQTEAKDGLAPGGLGDWYDYGHGQRPGPSRFTPTELSATATWGLCALTVSRAAEALGQTEDAKKYRELHTRITADFQRHFQDPVTRKLRHNGSPQCANSMALCADLVPQADRAVLVQDIIADLEKRGWQQTPGDVGHVYFLRALAEAGRSDILHRVYSRDGTGSYGGILSKGLTSLPETWDAMMDGRQSLNHCMLGHVMEWFYGYIGGIRQQPGSVGWQKILIAPNPGALANAEATLQTPRGRVVSRWRKDGATFRLETEIPKGVNAMAILPSGETKPLRSGRQTLKETARPPG